A single genomic interval of Rhea pennata isolate bPtePen1 chromosome 5, bPtePen1.pri, whole genome shotgun sequence harbors:
- the RD3L gene encoding protein RD3-like has translation MPLFGWMKWSKNDPYKTTQYPGSEVVTKTLLRELKWHLKERERLVQEIENEQRVQKTGMDYNWLKSYQNPQATIPATEQRQLEVLCSQIQPCQTGTVLSRFREVLAENDVLPWEIVYIFKQVLKDFLTTIERENQQEQLADAWNTNCSEHFGPRGDSSNKSDKDEIPTVSSYVDKNTQSMFPTFSHRIWNLPYYYPSS, from the exons ATGCCACTTTTTGGATGGATGAAATGGTCAAAAAATGATCCCTACAAAACCACACAGTATCCTGGATCAGAAGTAGTTACAAAAACTCTGCTGAGGGAACTGAAATGGCACCTGAAAGAGCGTGAAAGATTAGTGCAAGAGattgaaaatgaacaaagagtCCAGAAGACTGGTATGGATTACAACTGGCTGAAGAGCTACCAAAATCCTCAAGCCACAATTCCAGCTACTGAACAACGGCAGCTTGAAGTTCTCTGTTCACAGATCCAGCCCTGCCAAACAGGAACTGTTCTCAGCAG ATTTCGTGAAGTTTTGgcagaaaatgatgttttacCTTGGGAAATAGTCTACATATTCAAgcaagttttaaaagattttcttacTACCATTGAGAGAGAAAACCAACAAGAGCAGCTGGCAGATGCGTGGAATACAAATTGCTCCGAACACTTCGGCCCCCGTGGAGACAGTTCTAACAAATCAGACAAAGATGAAATCCCCACGGTTTCAAGCTACGTTgacaaaaatacacaaagcatGTTTCCCACCTTCTCTCATAGAATCTGGAATCTACCGTATTACTATCCATCAAGTTAA